One genomic segment of Ricinus communis isolate WT05 ecotype wild-type chromosome 5, ASM1957865v1, whole genome shotgun sequence includes these proteins:
- the LOC8280581 gene encoding nucleolar complex-associated protein 2, which yields MDVEYPVKDLDNEASEEGEEEEEEEEMGNRSKVKSKKKAAKEHKNQLQRLQAKDPEFYQYLKEHDEELLQFTDEDIEEDVDTDVDDAKMQVDEKIRGNDIPEKEEKSSKNMITTDMVDSWCKSVRENGKIGPVRSLMKAFRIACHYGDDSGDDPSMKFTIMSSSVFNKIMSFVLSEMDGILRNLLGLPTSGGKKETINDLMSTRKWKNYSHLVKSYLGNALHVLNQMTDPDMISFTIRRIKYSSIFLSGFPNLLRKYIKVVLHFWGTGGGALPAICFLFLRELCIRLGSDCLDECFKGIYKAYVLNCQFINATKLQHIEFLGNCVIELLRVDLPTAYQHAFVFIRQLGMILRDAITMKTKESFRKVYEWKFINCLELWTGAVCAHSSEADFRPLAYPLTQIISGVARLVPTARYFSLRLRCVRMLNRIAASTGTFIPVSILLLDMLDMKELNRPPTGGVGKAVDLRTILKVSKPTLKTRAFQEACVFSVVEELAEHLGQWSYSVAFFELSFVPAVRLRNFCKTTKIERFRKEIRQLLRQVDANSKFTNEKRMQINFLPNDPAVTTFLEDEKMSGASPLSLYVTTLRQRAQQRNNSLAESSVLVGEHSSEFGNKVSEIDEDDSDNEKGAAIFSSSWLPGGESKAKASKEKKKKKKKGEKQEEGPLDEDVVEDLVLSSDEDGSDNDSLSSSEDEGEKSASPMPQNKKQNPPENSSKKRSRTKKSKKKSSGSRSPSEGKGDKAKPVPPKQHRKKPKPYGNLSTKNVPSEAKKRKRTN from the exons ATGGATGTAGAATACCcag TTAAGGATTTAGACAATGAGGCAAgtgaagaaggagaagaagaagaagaagaagaagaaatgggaAACAGAAGCAAAGTGAAATCTAAGAAAAAAGCAGCTAAGGAACATAAAAATCAGTTGCAAAGACTTCAAGCAaag GATCCTGAATTCTATCAATATCTGAAAGAGCATGATGAAGAGCTTCTACAATTTACTGATGAGGATATTGAG GAGGATGTTGATACTGATGTGGATGATGCAAAAATGCAAGTGGATGAAAAAATTCGTGGTAATGATATTCctgaaaaggaagagaaatcatctaaaaatatgattactaCTGATATGGTAGACTCTTGGTGTAAATCAGTTcgagaaaatggaaaaatagGTCCTGTTCGTTCTCTAATGAAAGCTTTCAGAATTGCATGTCACTATGGTGATGATAGTGGGGATGACCCTTCAATGAAGTTCACCATCATGTCCAGCAGTGTCTTTAATAAGATAATGTCATTTGTACTTAGTGAAATGGATGGCATTCTTCGCAACTTGTTGGGGCTACCTACTTCTGGTGGTAAGAAAGAAACCATCAATGATTTGATGAGCACAAGAAAATGGAAGAATTACAGCCACCTGGTGAAGTCATATCTTGGAAATGCCTTGCATGTTCTGAATCAAATGACTGACCCAGATATGATATCTTTTACAATACGTCGTATCAAATATTCATCCATATTTTTGTCTGGTTTTCCAAATTTACTACGGAAGTACATTAAG GTTGTCCTTCACTTTTGGGGTACAGGAGGAGGTGCCCTTCCTGCTATCTGCTTTCTCTTCCTGAGAGAGCTATGCATTCGACTTGGATCTGACTGTTTAGATGAATGCTTCAAAGGGATATACAAAGCCTATGTTTTGAATTGTCAGTTCATAAATGCAACAAAGTTACAACACATTGAATTTCTTGGGAATTGTGTCATAGAACTTCTTCGTGTGGATCTTCCAACTGCATATCAACATGCCTTTGTTTTCATCAGGCAGTTGGGAATGATTTTGCGTGATGCAATAACTATGAAAACAAAG GAATCATTTCGCAAAGTCTACGAATGGAAGTTCATCAACTGCCTTGAGCTTTGGACTGGAGCTGTCTGTGCTCACAGTTCAGAAGCTGATTTTAGACCTCTTGCTTATCCATTGACTCAAATAATTTCTGGAGTTGCTCGCCTAGTTCCAACTGCTCGGTATTTTTCCCTTAGATTGAGGTGTGTCAGAATGCTGAATCGTATTGCTGCTTCTACTGGTACTTTCATACCTGTTTCTATACTCCTTTTGGACATGCTGGATATGAAAGAATTGAACAGACCTCCTACTGGAGGTGTGGGGAAAGCAGTTGATTTGCGTACCATACTAAAG gTGAGCAAGCCTACCCTAAAAACACGAGCATTTCAGGAGGCATGTGTATTTTCTGTGGTTGAAGAGCTTGCAGAACATTTAGGTCAATGGAGTTATTCTGTTGCTTTCTTTGAACTGTCTTTCGTTCCAGCTGTGCGGTTACGTAATTTTTGCAAAACTACCAAAATTGAAAGGTTCCGGAAAGAAATAAGGCAGCTTCTTCGTCAG GTTGATGCTAATTCTAAGTTTACCAATGAAAAGCGTATGCAGATAAATTTTCTACCAAATGATCCAGCGGTTACGACTTTTCTTGAG GATGAGAAAATGTCAGGAGCCAGCCCTCTGTCACTTTATGTTACGACTTTGCGCCAGAGAGCACAACAGCGGAACAATTCATTGGCGGAATCcag TGTTCTTGTGGGTGAACACTCCTCCGAGTTTGGAAATAAGGTGTCAGAAATTGATGAAGATGATTCTGATAATGAGAAAGGTGCTGCCATCTTCAGTTCCTCCTGGTTACCAGGAGGTGAATCCAA GGCCAAAGCTTctaaggagaaaaagaaaaagaaaaagaaaggggaGAAGCAAGAAGAGGGACCTTTGGATGAAGATGTCGTGGAGGACCTGGTACTTAGTTCTGATGAAGATGGATCTGATAAtgattctctttcttcttccgaAGACGAAGGTGAAAAATCAGCATCTCCTATGCCACAGAACAAGAAGCAGAATCCTCCTGAAAATTCGTCAAAAAAGAGATCTCGTacaaagaagtcaaagaagaAGTCTTCAGGGAGTCGCTCCCCTTCTGAGGGCAAAGGTGATAAAGCAAAACCTGTGCCTCCTAAACAGCACAGGAAGAAACCAAAGCCTTATGGAAATTTGTCAACGAAGAATGTACCATCTGAGgcaaagaagaggaaaagaacTAATTGA
- the LOC8280583 gene encoding TATA-box-binding protein 2 — protein sequence MAIPSIPSDHLIPTPILQNIVSTVNLDCKLDLKDIALHSRNSEYNPRRFSAVIMRLRDPKTTALLFASGKMVCTGAKSEAQSKIAARKYARIVQKLGFPAKFKDFKIQNIVASCDVNFRIRLEKFVYSKHAAFSSYEPEIFPGMIYRMTKPKIVMLIFVSGKIVITGAKTREDTYAAFTNIYPVLAGFAN from the coding sequence ATGGCGATACCATCAATCCCTTCAGATCATCTAATCCCCACACCCATACTACAGAACATAGTATCAACTGTTAACTTAGACTGCAAACTAGACCTCAAAGACATAGCACTCCACTCTCGAAATTCCGAGTACAACCCTAGGCGTTTCTCTGCCGTAATTATGCGACTCAGAGACCCTAAAACCACCGCATTGCTTTTCGCATCGGGCAAGATGGTCTGCACGGGCGCTAAATCAGAAGCTCAGTCCAAAATAGCAGCAAGAAAGTATGCAAGAATTGTGCAGAAGTTAGGGTTTCCTGCAAAGTTTAAAGACTTCAAGATTCAGAACATAGTTGCATCTTGCGATGTTAATTTCCGCATTAGACTGGAGAAGTTTGTTTACAGTAAGCATGCTGCTTTCTCAAGCTACGAACCTGAAATATTTCCTGGGATGATTTATCGGATGACAAAGCCAAAGATCGTTATGCTAATATTTGTATCGGGTAAAATTGTGATTACAGGAGCCAAGACGAGAGAGGACACCTATGCTGCCTTTACGAATATCTATCCTGTTCTTGCAGGGTTCGCGAATTAA
- the LOC8280584 gene encoding alpha-dioxygenase 1, which translates to MSSMKSLISSYLHRFIHEDFHAVVARMTILDTFLFLIVHSIDKLGIWPKLPVFLGLVYLALRRHLHQNYSLLNVGKTPVFNDVASSQESFFGRNMLPVDQKDKLKKPDPMVVATKLLARRNFKDTGKQFNMIAASWIQFMIHDWIDHLEDTNQIELIAPKEVASQCPLKSFKFYQTKEVPTGFYDINTGALNIRTPRWDGSAIYGSNSEWLHKVRTFKDGKLKISKDGLLLHDPNGIAVSGDVRNSWIGVSTLQALFIKEHNAVCDALKKEYPDLDDEELYRHARLVTAAVIAKIHTIDWTVELLKTDTLLAGMRVNWYGLLGKKFKDTFGHIGGAIFGGVVGLKKPENHGVPYSLTEEFVSVYRMHSLLPDNFILRDVSAEPGVNKSPTLIKEIPMQDLIGLKGEKELSNIGFTAQMVSLGHQTCGALELWNYPMWLRDIIPQNIDGSERINHVDLAALEVYRDRERKVARYNNFRRSLLLVPITKWEDLTDDKEAIEVLSEVYGNEVEELDLLVGLMAEKKITGFAISETAFVIFLLMATRRLETDRFFTSNFNEDTYRKKGLKWVNTTESLKDVIDRHYPEMTKKWMNSTSAFSVWNSPPNAHNFIPLYLRLPK; encoded by the exons ATGTCGTCTATGAAGTCTCTGATAAGTTCTTATTTGCATCGTTTCATCCATGAAGATTTCCACGCAGTTGTTGCCAGGATGACCATCTTAGATACTTTCCTTTTCCTT ATTGTGCACTCCATTGATAAGCTGGGGATATGGCCTAAATTACCCGTGTTTTTAGGTCTGGTGTACCTTGCTTTACGCCGGCATCTTCACCAGAATTATAGCCTACTCAACGTTGGTAAGACTCCGGTTTTCAATGACGTTGCTAGTAGCCAAGAAAGTTTCTTTGGCCGGAATATGCTCCCTGTTGATCAGAAAGATAag TTGAAGAAGCCAGATCCGATGGTGGTTGCTACAAAATTACTAGCAAGGAGAAACTTTAAAGACACAGGAAAGCAGTTCAACATGATAGCTGCTTCTTGGATTCAGTTTATGATCCATGATTGGATTGATCACTTGGAGGATACCAACCAG ATTGAGCTGATTGCTCCCAAAGAAGTAGCAAGTCAATGTCCCCTTAAGTCTTTCAAGTTCTATCAGACTAAGGAAGTTCCCACCGGATTCTATGACATCAACACTGGTGCACTCAACATTCGCACTCCTCGGTG GGATGGAAGTGCTATATATGGTAGCAACTCTGAATGGCTGCATAAAGTGAGAACATTTAAAGATGGAAAGctgaaaatatcaaaagatgGGCTTCTCCTCCATGACCCAAACGGTATTGCTGTTTCTGGAGATGTTCGCAATAGTTGGATTGGTGTCTCCACTCTGCAGGCCCTCTTTATTAAGGAGCATAATGCAGTGTGCGATGCTCTCAAG AAGGAGTATCCAGATTTAGATGATGAAGAATTATATAGGCATGCAAGATTAGTGACTGCTGCTGTAATTGCCAAAATTCATACCATTGATTGGACTGTAGAACTTCTGAAAACTGATACATTATTAGCAGGAATGCGTGTCAACTG gTATGGGTTGTTGGGAAAGAAATTTAAGGACACATTTGGGCACATTGGAGGAGCAATTTTTGGAGGTGTTGTGGGTCTAAAGAAACCAGAAAATCATGGTGTCCCATATTCATTGACTGAAGAATTTGTTAGCGTTTATAGAATGCACTCGCTACTACCTGATAATTTTATTCTCAGAGATGTTTCAGCTGAACCTGGTGTCAATAAATCTCCAACACTAATTAAAGA AATTCCTATGCAAGACCTCATAGGCCtaaaaggagaaaaggaaCTATCAAATATTGGATTCACTGCACAAATGGTCTCACTGGGTCACCAAACTTGTGGGGCTTTAGAATTATGGAACTACCCAATGTGGCTTAGAGATATTATACCACAAAACATTGATGGAAGTGAAAGGATTAATCATGTGGACCTAGCAGCTCTTGAAG TTTATAGGGATAGAGAGAGGAAAGTTGCAAGGTATAATAATTTCCGCAGGTCCCTATTGTTAGTACCCATAACTAAATGGGAGGATCTAACGGATGACAAAGAAGCTATTGAAGTTCTGAGTGAGGTGTATGGTAATGAAGTTGAGGAACTTGATCTTTTGGTGGGTCTCATGGCTGAGAAGAAGATCACAGGATTTGCCATTAGCGAGACTGCTTTTGTCATATTCCTCCTTATGGCAACTAG GAGACTAGAAACTGACAGATTCTTCACAAGCAATTTCAATGAAGATACATATAGAAAGAAAGGACTTAAATGGGTGAATACCACAGAAAGTTTAAAAGATGTGATTGATCGTCACTATCCAGAAATGACAAAGAAATGGATGAATTCTACAAGCGCATTCTCTGTTTGGAACTCACCTCCTAATGCTCATAATTTCATTCCTCTTTATCTACGTCTTCCAAAGTGA
- the LOC8280582 gene encoding U-box domain-containing protein 40, translating into MDFQEAMVRLIVHNNKPAQKGKGKGKGKGKGSKGSSVFDKDDKQIDQKQHQPKWKVVSFRRSSSTKPQLNPKLEIPIEFLCPISNILMNDPVIVSSGHTFERSSVQACNTLGFIPTLTTNTTVPDFSAVIPNLALKSAIINWCNKHSLEPPKPIDFFSAERIVRAKMEEDARLQHKKISEEQQEKEAHSLNLTHFSSSSIESIESARVLQSTTRPSCYYSSGSSSSSEIETQNINEEEGEIITKLRSPQVFEIEETLISIRKMTRTKEDTRIHLCTPRLLSALRSLVTSRYTNIQVNSVACLVNLSLEKSNKVKIVRSGLVPLLIDVLKGGFPDAQEHACGAIFSLALDDHNKTAIGVLGALPPLLHLLRSNSEGTRHDSALALYHLSLVQSNRTKLVKLGAVPILLGMIKSGHMRSRVLLILCNLASCLDGRAAMLDSGGVHLLVGMLKESELESASTRESCVSVLYALSQSGLRFKGLAKAAGAVDVLIQLENSGREQNREKARKMLQMINGREEEEEEEEVDWEELLNSGSKSITQCRFSSRKDESSEKISELQV; encoded by the coding sequence ATGGATTTTCAAGAAGCTATGGTGAGGCTTATTGTACATAATAATAAGCCTGCGCAGAAAGGAAAAgggaaaggaaaaggaaaaggaaaaggatcAAAAGGGTCATCAGTTTTTGATAAAGATGATAAACAAATTGATCAAAAGCAGCACCAACCCAAATGGAAAGTTGTTTCCTTTCGCAGATCTTCATCAACGAAACCACAACTCAACCCTAAACTAGAAATCCCAATAGAGTTTCTTTGTCCAATTTCTAATATTCTCATGAATGATCCTGTTATTGTTTCCTCTGGCCATACTTTCGAACGTTCTAGTGTTCAAGCTTGCAATACGCTTGGTTTTATACCCACTTTAACAACGAATACTACAGTTCCTGATTTCTCTGCTGTTATACCCAATTTAGCTCTCAAATCTGCCATCATCAACTGGTGCAATAAGCACTCTCTTGAGCCACCAAAACCTATTGATTTTTTCTCTGCAGAGAGGATTGTTCGTGCAAAAATGGAGGAGGACGCTAGGTtacaacataagaaaataagcgaAGAGCAACAAGAGAAAGAAGCACATTCATTGAATTTGACTCATTTCTCTTCGAGTTCAATTGAATCAATCGAGTCCGCACGTGTATTACAGTCCACAACTCGACCCAGTTGCTACTACTCTTctggttcttcttcttcatcagaGATTGAAACCCAAAACATtaatgaagaagaaggagagaTCATTACAAAACTGAGAAGCCCACAAGTGTTTGAGATTGAAGAAACACTTATTTCAATAAGAAAGATGACgagaacaaaagaagatacaAGAATCCATCTTTGTACTCCAAGATTACTATCAGCACTGCGTTCTTTGGTCACTTCAAGGTACACTAACATCCAAGTTAATTCAGTGGCATGTTTGGTTAATCTGTCATTAGAGAAATCAAACAAAGTTAAGATTGTAAGGTCAGGGCTTGTTCCTTTATTAATTGATGTATTAAAAGGAGGTTTTCCTGATGCACAAGAACATGCTTGTGGTGCTATCTTTAGTTTAGCTCTTGATGATCATAACAAGACTGCAATTGGAGTTTTGGGTGCTTTGCCTCCACTCCTACATTTGTTAAGATCAAATAGTGAGGGGACTCGGCACGACTCGGCCTTAGCACTGTATCACCTCTCACTCGTTCAAAGTAATAGGACTAAGCTTGTTAAACTCGGGGCGGTCCCAATACTTTTGGGTATGATCAAGTCGGGTCATATGAGAAGTCGGGTTTTGCTTATTTTATGTAACTTGGCTTCGTGTTTGGACGGACGGGCTGCAATGTTGGATTCGGGTGGGGTGCATCTTTTGGTGGGTATGTTAAAGGAGAGTGAGTTGGAATCCGCGTCAACTCGGGAGAGTTGTGTCTCCGTGCTGTATGCGCTGAGTCAAAGCGGTTTGAGGTTTAAAGGGTTGGCAAAGGCTGCAGGGGCGGTGGACGTGTTAATACAACTGGAGAATTCAGGAAGGGAACAAAACAGGGAAAAGGCAAGAAAAATGTTGCAAATGATTAATGGGagagaagaggaagaggaggaGGAAGAGGTGGATTGGGAGGAACTGCTCAACTCCGGATCAAAATCGATAACTCAGTGTCGATTCAGCAGTCGGAAGGACGAGTCAAGTGAAAAAATATCCGAGTTACAAGTATGA